Sequence from the Microbacterium sp. AZCO genome:
GACTGCACCACCGAGTCCAGCAGCGCGTAGATCTCCTGCGTCTTCTTCTTGGGCTCGCCGACCGGCGTCTGGTCCCAGATGGCGTCGGTGAAGGGCGTCATCTGGTCGCGCGGCACGTTGATGTACGGCTCGATCCACTCGAGGGACTTCTCGTACAGGTCGCGGCTCAGCACCGGCAGCACGGGGGTGCCGACGGCCTGGTCGGACTCGTTGAGCGTCTTCGCGTCCTGGACCGCGGCATCCTCGTTCAGCAGCTTCTGCATGTAGTACCAGTCGATCCACTTCACCGCGGCGGCCTTCGTGGTGTCGTCGACGGTCGGGCTGATGACGGCGATGTCGCCGCCGCCGAGAGTGCCCGGGTCGTCGCCCTCGGTCGGCACGACGGCGAGGCCGTAGATCGACGGGTCCATGCCGAAGTCGCGGACGAGCGCCGTATAGACGTCGGACCCCGACGTGTACATGCCGATGTTGCCGGCGGCGAACTCCTGGTTGATGGTGCCCCAGTCGAGGTCGACCTTCGAGCCGAAGGAGTCGTCCTCCCACTTGAGGTCGTGCAGGAACTGCAGCGCCGACTTCGTCGCGTCGTTGTCGATCGTCGACTCGGCGGATCCGTCGGCGTTGTCGGTCTGCGTGCGTCCGCCGCGTGCGACCGTCTGCGCCGTCAGCTGCCAGCCGCCGGTGTTGTTGATGGCCATCTCTGCGTAGCCCGCCTTGCCCGTGGCATCCGAGATCTTCTTGGCGTACTCGCGCACCTCGTCCCACGTGGTCGGGGGCTGATCGGGGTCGAGGCCGGCCTGCTCGAACAGGTCGCGGTTGTAGTGCAGGCCCATCGCGTACGCCTGGCGCGGGAAGCCGAAGATGTGGCCCTTCTCGTCCTTGACGCCGTCGAGGATGATCGGGTTGAAGCTGTCCTCGTAGCCGAGCGCCTTCACCTCGTCGGTCACGTCCATGAGCTGACCGTTCTCCATGAGCGTCTTGGAGTCGGTGAACGGCACCGTGAAGACGTCCGGGAGGCTGCCGCCGGCGAGCTGGACGGCGAAGGTCGGGCCCTCCCACTCGTACTCCACGCCGATGATGTCGATGTCGGGGTTGGCCTTCTCGAACTGCTTCTCCTGCGCGGCGAACGCCTCGTAGGCCGCCGCGTCGGCACCGGGCGGGAACGTCGCGACGCGCAGCTCCGTCTTTCCGCTGCTGCTGTCGCCGCCGGCGGCGGAGCACCCGGCGAGAGCGCCGATGGTCGCGAGGGCCGCGACACCGGCGAGCAGGACACGTGCTGGTGACTTCATCGTATTTCCTTTCGTGGTGAGGGATGCCGCGCCGGCCTCTTCTCGACGCGTGGCCCTCGGGGGGATCAGGGGGTGATGCGGATCCAGGCGGCGGCGTTGCCCGGGAGGGCGGCGCCGTCGAGGGGGGTGCTCGTGAGCAGGAGCTCCTCGTGCGCGGGGAGGGCGAGGGGCAGGTCGCCCGTGTTGACGACGCAGACGAACGAGTCGCCGCGACGGAAGGCGAGGGCGTCCTCGTCGCCCAGGTCGAGCCACTCGAGCGGCCCGTCGATGTCGCGCCGGAGGCGGAGCGCCTCGCGGTACAGGCTGAGGGTCGACCCCGGGTCCTGCTCCTGCGCCGCGACGGTGAGGTCGGACCAGTCGCCGGGCTGCGGCAGCCACGTGGGCGTACCGACCGGACTGAAGCCGAACGGCGGCTCGGCGCCCGCCCACGGCAGCGGGACGCGGCATCCATCCCTCCCCGGATCGATGCCGCCCGACCGGTAGTGCATCGGATCCTGGATGAGCTCGCGCGGAAGGTCCTCGACCTCGGGGAGGCCGAGCTCGTCGCCCTGGTAGATGTACAGGCTGCCCGGGAGCGCGGCGACGAGCACGGCGGCGGCACGCGCGCGGTGGAGGCCGAGCTGCGGGTCGGTCGGCACCCCGAAGCGCTTCTTGAGGAACGCGAACGCCGTATCTTCTCGGCCGTACCGCGTGACGGGACGCGTCACGTCGTGGTTGCTCAGCACCCACGTCGACGGAGCACCGACGGGGGCATGCGCCGCGAGGGTCTGCTCGATCGAGCGGCGGAAGGATGCCGCGCCCCAGGGCCGCGCCAGGAAGTCGAAGTTGAAGGCGGTGTGCATCTCGTCGGGACGCAGGTAGTTGGTGAACCGCACGATGTCGGGCACCCAGATCTCGCCGACGAGCACGCGCGTGCCGGGGTACGAGTCGGCGATCGCCCGCCAGGAGCGGTACACGTCGTGCAGCTCGTCGCGATCCTCGGTGGGGTGGTCGAGCTTCTCGCCGACCTCGGGCAGGTCGGGGTCCTTGATGAGCAGCGCCGCCGAGTCGATGCGCACTCCGGCGACGCCGCGGTCGAACCAGAACCGCAGGATGTCCTCGTGCTCGCGCCGCACGTCGGGGTGGTTCCAGTTGAGGTCGGGCTGCTCCGGCGTGAACATGTGCAGATACCACTCCCCCGGTGTGCCGTCGGGATTGGTCGTGCGAGTCCAGGTCGACCCCTGGAAGCTCGACACCCAGTGCGTCGGGATCTCGTCGCCGTTCTCGCCCTTGCCCGGGTGGAACCAGAAGCGCTCGCGCTCGGGGCTGCCGGGTCCCGCGGCGAGCGCCGCCCGGAACCACTCGTGCCGATCGCTGATGTGGTTGGGGACGACGTCGATGATGGTCCGGATGCCGAGGGCCAGCGCCTCCTGGATGAGCAGCTCCGCTTCGGCGAGGGTGCCGAACTCGGGGTGGATGTCGCGATAGTCCTCGACGTCGTAGCCGCCGTCCGCCAGGGGGCTCGGGTACCACGGGTTGAACCAGATCGCGTCGACACCGAGGGTCTTGAGATAGCCGAGATGCTCGCGGACTCCCGCCAGATCGCCGGTGCCGTCGCCGTTCCCGTCGGCGAAGCTCCGGACGTAGACCTGGTAGATCACGGCCGAGCGCCACCAGAGCGGGTCGGTGTCGGGCGGGGCGATGCGCGTGCGGGGCAGGACGTCGGTGTCCAAGTCGGGCTCCTGGGGATGGGAAGTCTCGGTGCGTTGAATGTAGCTCTAGCTACTTTGAGATGCAAGTCCTCTACGGATTTACGCAAGAACTATATTGATCGAGGCCGTTCGGGTCGCCGAGCGTGTCGAGGCGT
This genomic interval carries:
- a CDS encoding extracellular solute-binding protein — protein: MKSPARVLLAGVAALATIGALAGCSAAGGDSSSGKTELRVATFPPGADAAAYEAFAAQEKQFEKANPDIDIIGVEYEWEGPTFAVQLAGGSLPDVFTVPFTDSKTLMENGQLMDVTDEVKALGYEDSFNPIILDGVKDEKGHIFGFPRQAYAMGLHYNRDLFEQAGLDPDQPPTTWDEVREYAKKISDATGKAGYAEMAINNTGGWQLTAQTVARGGRTQTDNADGSAESTIDNDATKSALQFLHDLKWEDDSFGSKVDLDWGTINQEFAAGNIGMYTSGSDVYTALVRDFGMDPSIYGLAVVPTEGDDPGTLGGGDIAVISPTVDDTTKAAAVKWIDWYYMQKLLNEDAAVQDAKTLNESDQAVGTPVLPVLSRDLYEKSLEWIEPYINVPRDQMTPFTDAIWDQTPVGEPKKKTQEIYALLDSVVQSVLTDQNADIDALLKQAQSDAQAKLDE
- a CDS encoding alpha-amylase family glycosyl hydrolase, with amino-acid sequence MDTDVLPRTRIAPPDTDPLWWRSAVIYQVYVRSFADGNGDGTGDLAGVREHLGYLKTLGVDAIWFNPWYPSPLADGGYDVEDYRDIHPEFGTLAEAELLIQEALALGIRTIIDVVPNHISDRHEWFRAALAAGPGSPERERFWFHPGKGENGDEIPTHWVSSFQGSTWTRTTNPDGTPGEWYLHMFTPEQPDLNWNHPDVRREHEDILRFWFDRGVAGVRIDSAALLIKDPDLPEVGEKLDHPTEDRDELHDVYRSWRAIADSYPGTRVLVGEIWVPDIVRFTNYLRPDEMHTAFNFDFLARPWGAASFRRSIEQTLAAHAPVGAPSTWVLSNHDVTRPVTRYGREDTAFAFLKKRFGVPTDPQLGLHRARAAAVLVAALPGSLYIYQGDELGLPEVEDLPRELIQDPMHYRSGGIDPGRDGCRVPLPWAGAEPPFGFSPVGTPTWLPQPGDWSDLTVAAQEQDPGSTLSLYREALRLRRDIDGPLEWLDLGDEDALAFRRGDSFVCVVNTGDLPLALPAHEELLLTSTPLDGAALPGNAAAWIRITP